In Lolium rigidum isolate FL_2022 chromosome 7, APGP_CSIRO_Lrig_0.1, whole genome shotgun sequence, the DNA window TAAATAAAACCCTAAGGGCCTGCTTGCGTTGGTGTATTAAATACCGGCCGAAGCCATATAATACGGAGCATTCCCGGATTTTAGTGTGGCCTCGGATGGTTCGTAAGTGTTACCCCTGTTTTTGGTTAAAACAGCAAAACAAGCGGGGCCTAAAGCTATGGATTTTCCTTGTTGCCATCGGAGACGTACAACTCGTCCTCGTACCTGGTCTTGTTTTTCTTCCGATAAAAGgaacatttttttcgataaaggatgctttattactttaataagcaattacatccagtctctgcataaccaggatgcacatagccgttttgttgtctcaaatccaaaaggataaataataaaaactaggcgagatacatatcggaacgatgaatcatataacgcctaaagtgtaggtggggcatctatccgtagactatgctgccacccatgtagggaaaaagtatccctcgccgtagcctccaaccgtgtacagaccttcgTAAATAGCTGTCGGTTCTTCACTCGTtgtagaggtaaccatgaacggagaatacttgtacatctgtagatgacctgcaacaaagaacaatttttatcactaaagatcttgtcatttctacatagccaaagcgcccagataactgctagcgcccccaccctaagaagcaacttaaaccttgaatctataccatgaagccaattgccaaagacattggcgacactagtcggaggatacaaggtagacgctacttggatgacagaccatatagatctcgcgaactggcactcgaagaataagtgtttgattgtttcgtcatgatgacaaaaaacacaccgtgtacttccatgccaattccgcttaacaagattgcctttggtgagaataaccccacgacgaagatacaatccaaaatttttaatttttaatggtatcttcatcttccaaatcttcttattgttgtcaactggtaagtcagaaagaaggatcgcattgtagaaagattttacggaaaaggtaccatctacatgaaggttccatctaaattcgtccggttcgagtgataaatgaatatctccgagccgttgaattagggtattccatgccacaagtctttgtccaagtaaaacccgtccgaacgtcacattcggaggtgaggtagccattacagtagcaatggtatcaccttggcgacgagcaatcctatacagagcaggatactgttcacttaagggtgcattgtctagccaagcatcttcccagaaccgtatctgtgctccattccggattgagaaagtaccatcgcgaaagaatacattttttgtcgccataagaccagcccagaagtgagaatccccaggtttccaaaccacttgggataatgtcttcgaaccgatatactttctccgaagaatagtttgccaagtcccatcctcgtaagtagcttaaacagccatttacccggaagagctgaattcttgatctccaggtcatgaactccaagccctccttgatctttgggactacaaactatactccacttaaccagtcgatatttcttttctcgtcgtccccttgccaaaagaatctggatcgatagtaatcgagtttatgcggaattcctttcggtaggatgaagaatgataacatatacagtaccatatttgtgagtaccgaattaatgagtaccaatcttcctcccagggacaacaatttacccttccaactactaaggcgtttttgtaatctttcttccactaatttccattccgcgattgtaagtttccgataatgaatcagaatacccaaataacgaataggaaattggccttgcccgcaaccaaacaactctgtatacagagccgtatcgttttgggcatcaccgaaacaaaacaattcgcttttatggaaattgattttcaatcctgacaactgctcaaaagccgccaaaaataatttcagattttgagctttttcaagatcatgatccataaacagaattgtatcgtcggcatattgaagtatagataaaccaccatcaaccagatgtggaatcactccttcaatctggccatcagccttggcccgctctatgagtatagccagcatatccgctacaatgttaaacaacatcggtgataacggatccccttggcgtaacccttttcgtgtttggaacatATCAACACGAAAAATGATATTACATCAAGCCTCCGTAACACCATAATGAAAAGCAAGTCTCCACAGTAAGGATGTAAGTTGTAACATAgctcgaaaaaaaaaacagagctaATACTCTTAGAAGGCAACAATGCACTAATACTGTCATCGTCTGGTCTAACCAGAATATCCAAATCCGTGTTTTCACCTTGGAGAATGTCCATACTCTAGATAATGCCTTCAACGAGGACATGACTAGGGAGCCACCATTGCCAAGTACAAGCATCGAAGGTCGGATATAGGGTTTTCAACCCAAACCGTGAGACACAAAACTCCGAGAGCACTCCCAAGAAAGAAGTATGCCGTTGTCACCACCACCCGGCAGAAACTGCTGCAAATGCCGCAAAATGTTGATCGTAAGGCACACATACGTCACCACCTTTCCATCTTGATCGTACTCACCGCCAGCACCTAGCAGGTCTCACTCAACAGGAGCATGGAAAACCTCTATCCATCGACCCATTTTGATATGTCAATCTCCGCCTCGACCATGGTAATCGTGACTACTAGCCATGATCGAGACACATAAGGTGTTGACTCAAGCATTATCGGATCCAACTGCAACCATTGGGTTGCGCTGGACACCGtgtaattattatttttcttTACAAAGTAATAGAATTTCACTAAAAGTGCTACTCCTCAAAATGGTTAGTTGTTGTGGCACCACTGTGAACTCGGATCACCACTTCTCTAGCTTCACTAGTGGACTCGATCAAGTGGATTTTGTTGTCACCAATGACCCGCCGCTATCGGCAGCAGCGATGGTGCCACCCTGACGCCTCTTGATTTAGCGCACGGGCAGCCAAATAATCGGTCAAACCCCAGGGCTAAATTCCAGGGCCAAACAAACGGGCATGTGACTGCCTGCTATGTTCGCACTAGGCCAATAACTGCTTGGGCATAGATGGGACGACCACAACAAGAATTGTGGCCAACCACGCGTGAAAACGGTTGGCCGATCCTAGCCATGCCCGTGCCTGCAGCGCGAGCACCTGCATTGTCGTGCCTATTTGCGTAGCTAGTGAGCAACAATTGGTGGCATTGTCACTCCagccggtttagggtttagagtttagTCTTATTGCCTGCTCCCACCATGCTAATTTATGTTGTGCATAATTTTGAGTGAAAGTCAAAcagtgttaagtttgactaattaTATAACAAAATATAGAAAATTTTATAATATaaaatcattgttactagaatcaCTATAAAATATTCTTTCATAATATATACGTTTTGTATCATAGATAATAATATATATTTTTACTTTATAGTCAATCaaattttacaaagtttgacttggGGTAAAACTTACATGCAATATATTTTGGAAAGGATGGAGTACTTGTATTATCCTTGCGTGCTTAAGATCGTTCGATAAAAAAGATACTCATTATTGGGATAGGATGGACTACATACTTAATTTGGAGAGGATGGATTATTTGGTCTTGTGCTGGGTCATTCATTGTCTTGCCTGCTCATTTGACGATTGTATGATGCGACAATTTTGTTGGTGGTAGAGGAGAATATGGTTGACCGAGTTGAAATTCgagagaaaaaaaataaagaataaACCGCGGTCGGGAAGGCTCGGCTTTTGGCTCGCTGTCGCTGCCGGGTGAATTGCTTTTCTTCCTTTTGAGGAGTAGGGTATGTGCTGCCTGCGATTAAACGAGGTGGTGACcaccaaaaaaaagaaaaggagtgCACGCATGCGTGTATTTTACTCACCCGGTCGAGCCGTTGATCTTTGCTGGAATTGCTTGCTGCCACTGATTGACTCTTGCTGTGTTTCTTGTGTTTGTGTTTTAGCCCCTAATTAATGACAAGCTGCTGCCCTAAAAACGCCAGTGGAACAGACACACCCCACACCTCTGTCTGATTAATGAATGAATGGTTGAGCTTCccgagtgagtgagtgagtgagtgacATCTCAAGAAAGATGGAGAGAGAAAGCAGCTGCGGCTGCGGGGCAGGGAAAAAGCGAGTGTCCGAGCGAGCGAGCAAACAAAAGCAGCTACATCGAACAGCTAGAGCACCCACTACGACGCTCCCCTTTCCCCAATCCAATCCACTTCACCCCCACTGTAAATCTATCTCCGAAGGGGACAAGCAAGAATTTGAAGCCAAGAAGAGCTCGAAGCAATCCACCCCCATGAGCTGAAGCACCAGAGCAACCGAGCGAGGCCGCAAGATCGATCGAGTGAGCTCACTGCTCTGCCTCACTCTGCTACGCAAGAGGAGCACGATGCCGCTCCtcccgctgctcctcctcctcctgctcctgccgccggccgccgtcgcAGGCAAGGTCCGCCACTCCCCCTCCTTCGCCCTCGACTTCTTCCCCGGCGACGGCGCCATCGCGCAGCTCGCCCTCACCGCCGCCAATGCCACCCCCGCCGGCGCCATCGCCATGCGCTCCCCGCACGCCCGCGTCCAGTACCACAGCCCCatccgcttcgccgccgccgacgccggctTCTCCACCTACTTCTCCTTCTCATTCTCCCTCCGCCCCGCCCCCAAATCTCGCGCATCCCTCGCATTCTTCCTCAAgcccgccgccgcgccacccacCGCCCACGCCCTctccgtcgccttcgacgccgcggACCCCACCAACATCCGCATCCAGACCGACTTCGCCGGCGCCAAGGCCGGCCTCAGGACCGgcctctccgccgccggcgcccACAAGCTGCATTCTTGGATAGACTACAACGCCACGTCCGCCACGCTCCGGGTCGGCCTCTCCGCCTCGGGCCCCCGCGACGGCGCCTCGCACCTCCTCCAGCACCTCGATCTCTCCGCcttcctccgcggcggcggcggcggcaggaacaGGCTCCTGCTCGCCGGCCTCGCCTCCGCCCACGCCAACTGCACCCTCTTCAGCTGGGCCTTCAGGGCCAACACGGCGCATCCCTACCTCATGCACTCCCTGCCGCTCGACCCCGCCGGCCTCTCCCTCGCCACGCCGCCCGCCGACCGCCTCCACCGCGCCGCCAGCAGCCCTTACCACTGGCTGTCCTTGCTGctggctgccgccgccggcgccgcgctcACCTTCTTCGTGCTCTTCGTCTGGTACTCCATGGCCGCGCGCCGCCCCGTCGCGCCCGTCGAGTACCCCATGCACCCCTCATCCGACGACGTCGTCTACGAGAAGATTGTGCTCGTCGGAGTCAAGGACATGCCTTCCGCCCATCTCGCATCAGCTGGTAACAACAAGTAGTCAGCTGCTAGCTACGTACTAGAGATTGTACAACTACTTTGCAACGACTGTGCTTCTCCTGTGTGTGTAACTGTAAGTAGGGAATTGCTGCTTAGTCAAGTGCGGTGGGAAATGCAGATCTTGCGGGGGAAGCCGAGCAACGCAAATTCTGCACTTCCCACCGGGATTAGAATTCCAGGATTGCTGTTTCTCTGTTGTAACTTGCCATGTCTTCCACTAGTTGCTATACTATTTCTTCTTCTTGTGATTCATCATAGTCATCTGCTTGCCAGTGTTCAACCTCTCCTCTCTATCAGACAGAGCATAAATAATATCGCTGCTGTTGTCTAAAGATCAGCTAAATTGCTGCGTCATGGAGAGGGTTCCACTTCACCCCTGCTCTAGTATTCTGCTCAGTCAACACAGGAATTCCCACATCTCCTGTTACTGATTACATCCATTTCATGCACCTGTGCCTTGAAAAATTGCTTGCTTTTGGTGATTGGTCCTCCTACACTCACGCACATGTGCTTTACAAAGTTGCTTGCTTTGGGTTCAAACACACTTCAGATCAGAACTACTAGGGTTCAAATTAGTAGTAGATATAGTTTCTTCTCTAGCAGCTCCAACTTGCAGGGGACTCTGGTTGAAGCTTTGGTGAGTGGTGACATAGGTCCATCCCTCAAGTTGCATAACAAAATGCAGCTAGGTGCAATTCAGTTATCCAAAGCCACTTTGCATTAATATTGTAGATGCGAACAGAAGTGCTGAAATCAGATCACGATGGGCGATCTAGGAGCATGCTATATAATTCTCATCGCTACTTTCAGTTACGAGTATTATGGCATCCAGTACTTGCTTTAGTTGTATTTTGGAATCGAATGCTGTTGTTCGTTGGGCTAGTTGCATCTTGGAAAAATGTAAAGGCAACAATGCATCACGTCAAAGACTGGACATATTGTTGTGAAATATATACTACATCTGAGATTTATAAATAGATGTCTGAGATTTAtctaaatctggatgtatctagatactaaatagcgtctagatacatctagtTTTAGATATATCTTAGACGtctatttatagacagaggtagtataagATTTCAGTATAGAGACTTTGTATTGTAAACATCTGGACTGCCTTGGTATTTGgtactttagagcatctccaccggcgcccccgatagcgatttgggggccgggagcgaaaatgggttcacaccggcgcgccccatacgGTGCCGGCGATTTTTCgatcccaatagaagcgccggcaaccccgtgtcggccccttcgccaagggcgcgaatcgggcgcgccggcgcctcgcgatgctgaaaattttgggcgtgggatccgtgccagggcgccgcgcgggatattttaccgccacactcccgccacgacgtcgcgcgggaaattctcccgccgcgacaccgcgcgggaggtttcccgcctcgtcggcggtctatattatccctcctctCCAGCCTCATAGTGCAAAAACCCTAGGAAAATAGCACAATGTTCGATTCGTGGGACGAGGCGCcgctagaggcggccgtagaagtcgtggaggcggacccgcagctcgcagagtacgaggcgtgggaggaggcggcgctagcggcgaccgtagatgcCTACGACGTTGGCGAGCggcagcgccaggaggcggagcggcgggagcgcagggaggcgcgacgggaggcggagcggcggcgccatgagGAGAAGAACCGGGTGGCgctcgaggaggcggagcggctggagttcctggaggcgcggtggcggcgggaggagctgaCCCAGCGCCGGTGGGAGGGAGGTGCGCCAGCAGAGggggtgggaggagcttgcgctGCGGCGGTTGCAGCGGGAGGAGACGCAGATTCAGGAGGAAGTCTGCGAGCGGCGGCGTTAGGCGGAGCTGCAACTCCGCCTACAGAGGCAGGAGGACCTGGAGCGGCAGCTGCGTtaggaggcggtggccgcggatagagccgcctacttgacgttcgtggcggagagagtaggggatcatcgacggaggagcagcgGAAAGACGACCACCGAAGAGACCACCGGAGAGAGCATCGGGCGATCGTCCACCTCCATAGAGCCAAgtggccagtaggtagtaggctagaggTGAAGCAGGTTTCATATGTCATCCGGGGTTGAGGAGTGAATAATATTTTACTCGGATTTGCCCGGATTGtgaatgacattaaaatgaaactttctagtttgtgtaaaaaaacttctatcggggcCGCCTATTTGGGGcgtcggtgtgggaacagctTCCCCAAATAAAGGATGCAGTGTCGGCgtccccaaacggaggtgccggcgtccctgccggcgcctatttaggggctaccggtggagatgctcttagagcatctccagccgcgtgcccgtcccccaaagggatttaggggacgccggacacaaaacctCTCCCAGCCGTGCGCCCCAAAGCCGCTTCGGTGCCGGCGTGCCCCAAATATTATCCGGCATCCCAAGCTCATTCCCTGTGTATAGAGGCTCTactagggacgccggacacaatttTTACACTTAATTTTTTTGTTTGGAGGtcagtttgggggacgcggttagGAACGGGAGCCCTCAAACCCGAATTCGGTCCGAACGTCCTCCAAACGGCCGGACGTCGTTTGGGGatgcaactggagatgctcttaggctctGTGATGAGATTGGATTAGAGTACTGTGAAAGTTTATCTGTGAAGATGGATTTTGTAAACAGTAGGAGTAACTCTGGATTACTAGAATCTGGCATTATTGACAAAATGGAGGCTATGCATAGCAGTAGCTGATGATTTGTCAGCAAACTGGGTAGAATCAGATAGAAGCTGTAACTTGCTTGTTCAGGTAAAACTTACTGTGCTTTTTATTCATGTGACATATATACACTTTTACTGCTGTACATGGGCGCATGGGGGATTCGATTGCTGTTTCCAAGTTGTAACTGGTCATGTCTTCCATCAGTGCTACTGCTTCTTCTCGTGATTCTTACTGATGTGCTGCTACTAGTGTTCAAGCTCTCATCTCTAACAAACCTAGGAACACAATCTGTTTTTCTTGGTGATGCATATATATAGCTCAGAACAAACTGGAGCATGATAAATAGTATCCCTGGCGCCCCAAAAGATTGGTAAAATTTCAACTGGGGTATCATAAATAGAATTCCACTTCACCCCTGTTCTAGTGTTCTGCTCAATTAGCAGTGTTCTTCTCGCACCGTCTGTTACTGAATGCATCCATTTCATGCACCCGCGAAATTGCTTGATTTGGTGAATGCTCCTCAGGTCCTACTGAATTCACTCACTTATTGATTTGCACAATTGCTTGTTTGAAACAATTGCTTGATTTGGTGAATGCTCCTCCGGTCCTACTGAATTCACTCACTTATGCTTTACACAATTGCTTGCTTTGATTTCAGACGCACTTCACAACCAGTAGTGTTTAATTTAGTCCTGCATTAGCATATTCAGAGTTTCTTCCCTAGCAGCTTCAACTTGCAGGGGACTCTTCTTGCAGCTTGGTGACGTAGGTCTATCTCAAGTTGCATAGCAAAATGCAGCTAGGTGCAATTTTGTTAGCCAAAGGCCAAAGCCACTTTGCATTTATATTGTAGATGTGAACGAGAGTGCTGAGGTAAAATTATTATGGGAGATGTAGGAGCATGCTACTATATGCCCATTGCTACTTTCAGTTACGAGCTTACCGGCATCCAGAGTTTGCTTTGGTTCAGTTGGTTGCAGTTTGGAATCAGCGTCCCTGAAGCCAAAGCCATCTTAGAATTATTAAATCATAGTCAATGACATACTGAAAGAGCACCCAATACATCTTCTAGGAAAGTCAATTCTGTTGAGGAAGTAAATTCCTTGGCTGCTAAAGTTGATTCAATATTCTCCTACATATCCAAACAAAATATTGATAATGTCCCATTACAAGATCTTGTAGGAAATAATACTGAAAATGTAGATGTCAACTATATAAGAAATTTTGGAAATAATGGGTATGAGAATAACAATAACAACTTTTATGGTAGGCTATCTTATTCTCAAAATAAGTATGGTAGCCTCCCCTTCATCCCATATCCCAATACCGATGAAACTCAAAATAAATGGGAGTTTGCAATTGACaacatggaaaacaacaaaagccAAATAAAGATCTTAGTGAACAAGTAGATAACCACAGAACTATGATAGAAGAGCTAAATAAATCTATCACATCTACAAGTTCTGATATAAAAGGGTTACTACATCAAACAACAAGTTTAGACAAAGCCCTCTCTCAATTAGCCAATAATCAAGCAACCTTATTAAGCATGTCTGCAAGAAAACTATAAGGACCAATTGTAGTGGGAATGAACTCTATTGTTATTATTGAAAGTGATACTCCCTATTTGGAAGAAATTTACAATGAACTAATGGATTATACTGATTTTCTTGAACCTATTATGATGAGATTTGCAAATGAATTTACTATATAACAGAAACTAGAGAGGTAAAATGAGGTAGAAAGTAGTGAAAAATCAAAGGAAGATAAAGAATTACCAAACAATAAGAAACAAATAGAGGAAGTTAAAATACTTAGTGAAGTACATGGTCCTCTAGTAGATCTTGATAAGTGTAgcttgcattaactaattaacatACTACAAAAAAATTCTAATGATCCATCTATTAATGTTCATCAAGCAGGATTGGGTTCATACATAGAAAATTATGTCATTAAAGAaaagatagcaagatataatagtaaagctatgataccacctaagcttgggatgctttgcTCCCCAAGATATTAATCGCAATTGGCAAACAAACATAACAAGCTATATTAGAGCTAGGATCTAGTGTTTTAGTTTTGTCAAAAGAATTGTATGAACTATtagaaatcaaaaaaatggaaaaaatgatGAATTGAATTTTTGCTTGCAGATGATTCCGCCAAACACGCCCTGGTCATAATAAAAGATGTTATGGTTGAGTTGCATATGACATTTGTTCCTGTAGATTTTGTTGTCATGGATATGGGTATTAAACTACTAGTGCTATAATTTTAGGAAGACCCTTTTTAAAAACTATACGAGCAATAATAGATTCAAAAGAAGGGAGTGTTAAGTGatgtgcacgcttctattcctgtagacagtgttgggcctccaagagtagaggtttgtagaacaacagcaagtttctcttaagtggatcacccaaggtttatcgaactcagggaggtagaggtcaaagatatccctctcaagcaaccctgcaattaagatacaagaagtcgcttgtgtccccaacacacctaatacacttgtcagatgtatatgtgcactagttcggcgaagagatagtgaaatacaagtaatatggatgattataagtagtaattgcaatctgaaataaaaatggcagcaagcgaacatgtagcagaacttgttggaaacggtgttttaatgcttagaaacaaggcctagggatcatactttcactagtggacactctcaacaatgatcacataactgaataaataaatgctactttcaaacactctcttgttggatgacaaacaccattcattgtgtagggctacaagagcaccctcaagctggagtaaacaagctccacaacgtcataaaggaaacacacacgatgcgcacactatcaccgtcacaccgtggagagtgaatccggagttcatattaaagtaacctctagagtgcataatagaccgttgcaatttagaccgagtactaacatagcatacacactgtcaccaatagctatgaaagggggaatagatcgcatcaatactatcatagtaatagttaacttcataatctacaagagattgcaatcataacctacaccaagtactacatgatgcacacactgtcacctttacatcatgaaggaggaatagactattttaataacatcactagagtagcacatagattaatagtgatacaaagctcatgatcacataaagatcacaccatgggagagagagatgaaccacatagctaccggtagagccctcagcctcggggagaactactccctcctcatcatgggagacagacaatggcgatgaagatggcggtggtgtcgatggagatgactccgggggcaattccccgtcctggcggcgtgccggaacagagacttctgtcccccgaaacttgtcttcgcgatggcggcggctacggaactcttcgtggaatatgactggatgttttagggttttcgcgacggagagaatatataggcgaagggcgatgtcggtggagtccgaggagcccacaccacatggtggcgcggccgggggtggggccgcgcccctagggtgtggccgcctcgtggctcctcttcgtctcctctttggtgttctggaagcctccgtggaaaataagaccgtgggcttttgtttcgtccaattccgagaatatttcctgtgtaagatttctgaaaccaaaaacagcagaaaacaggaactggcgcttcggcatcttgttaataggttagtgccataaaatgcatcaaaacgatataaagtatgaataaaacatgtaggtattgtcataaaactagcatggaacataagaaattatagatacgttggagacgtatcaagcatccccaagcttagttcctactcgccctcgagtaggtaaacgataacaaggataatttcttaagtgacatg includes these proteins:
- the LOC124672303 gene encoding uncharacterized protein LOC124672303, producing the protein MPLLPLLLLLLLLPPAAVAGKVRHSPSFALDFFPGDGAIAQLALTAANATPAGAIAMRSPHARVQYHSPIRFAAADAGFSTYFSFSFSLRPAPKSRASLAFFLKPAAAPPTAHALSVAFDAADPTNIRIQTDFAGAKAGLRTGLSAAGAHKLHSWIDYNATSATLRVGLSASGPRDGASHLLQHLDLSAFLRGGGGGRNRLLLAGLASAHANCTLFSWAFRANTAHPYLMHSLPLDPAGLSLATPPADRLHRAASSPYHWLSLLLAAAAGAALTFFVLFVWYSMAARRPVAPVEYPMHPSSDDVVYEKIVLVGVKDMPSAHLASAGNNK